AAGGGTAAAGTCCAGCGGACTCTCGTAGATGCCCTTGATCGAGCGGAACTCCCCGAAGCGGATTCCACCCCGGAACGCGGTGTCCGGGGTCCAGGTTTTGGCCCGGGCCAGCACCTGCTCCAGGAAGCTGTCGTTGAACGGCGGTCGTCCAGGCGGGAACTTAACGTAACGGTAACGCAGATGACCAAACAGGACCAGGTTGTCCAGGCCATGATCGCAGGAATTAAAGTGTGATCGCGGGCAGGTTGAAATCTAGACTGAGGATTGCGATCGAATGATTCGAATAGCGGCAGGTTGATAACGAAATTAGCGAAGATCAGCACATTTCGGTAAGAGGTAAGTGCACCATGAAGACTGATAAGAAGACAAGGAATGAAACTGGGACGAAAGCAAAAGCAATTTCTCTCGTTCaaacacatttatttattaacaaaaacaatcaaCAACATTTTACTAAGAGTACCACAACGATCAACCACCTTCAAACCTCCGGAAATCTCATATCCGTCTTGGCCAAATGTCGCTCCGACCAAACCCGAATCCGTTCCTTAATCTCGTCCGTCAGTTCGCTCCCGGATCCGTTGACCTGGCCCTTGCGGATAAAGTCCTGCGCCTTGGAGTTTAAAATTCCGGCCGCCTTCAGTTCTTCTCCGTTTACGGAGGtgttatttttgaagtttcgaaTGCTCAAGTGATCGACCAGCGTGGCCACCTGCTCGTCGGAGAGGTCGGGTTTGCCCAGGAAGGCGCCCACCTTGCGGATCGTGGCCGGTAAGTCCTTGTTCATGTCCTCGTAGAACATAAAAAGCACGTTCGGAAGTGAGCGTGCCTGCCAGCCTTCGCGCAGGTGGGACCAGTACGGTGACCAGGGAGCTGGGGGAAGAGAGCACAAGTTATAAAGTGGTAAAAGTTTTAAATGGAGGTTAAaaataccatgcgtctccatcaatCTTTCAGTAATAAATATAACGTTTCATGGAGACGCAGGgtgttttgaagctttttaaagACATCACCTGAAAGACAATACAATCTCaacaatcaatattttttgttttagtgtGTTCAATTTAttgataatagttttttttctgtttatcaTTCAGATCCAAGAACAAGATAACCAagtaattttagaattaaaaagtgCTGTACTTCAAACTCTAATCAAATGGTGTACTAgcagcaaaacttgattttttcagcactcgtcgtatttattctACTCGGTTAACCCACGGTTACGacacgactgtcatccacatacaaagcgagtgaagtcaaaatcgaaccaagatcgaatCAAGTTTTAAGCGCGtggcatttgaaaaggtcgtatgcggacataaattacataagtaaaaacttttttcagtttttgttttgctttagaAAGATTTATATTAAATCTCAAATTtgaactaggggaacagcatataATTCCATCGagaacctaatgttggcatatcagcactttggtgTTCAGTTACAGCTAGTTTAAAGCATTTTCGACAGAAATTTAGTTAGTATTTTGAAGGCGTAAttcattttaatacaaaaaaagctATCCACTTAACGACCCCAGGGTCTTTTGTGTGCTCTGTTGTAAGTGTCTGcgcatttctaggcgtccgaaggttatgtgtggtaagTCACCCAAAACttattttacgcaaatggatcgacgttttacttccccatccgatagacggccaggaggataaggcgggaatcgaacccgcgccccatagcaacttagggatcatTTTAATACAACGGACAGGaaatatcaaacaaattttattttgtttctctCGAACGGCCAAGTAGaactttgttttattgttttaataaattttaaatgtgaaaaaaacgtAATGCTTGTAATTATCTCGCAtatatatgcaaaaaaaagtaaaaaccgAGGTAGAAACTAACACAAAAACATAACTtggataaaaaatatgtatttatttcatacgaccatttcaaaaaacatacgtaaacaatattgacagcgcctctggTGGGGACTTCAGGAAACTGAATGCATGTCAGATCCCAGGGTTAACCTCGTTGAAtcagggggagagggggtaatatgcaccccctaagggaaaactgtgttttctcaaccattatagcattactgtggaagaatttttttCGATGTTCTTAAACAACtcaaggggttggaaactcttagagctataattattatgttacccagtatatcaaaatatatgttagtatacttattatttcctttacatatttccagtatacttaccaatatactgagagtatcttaatatactaaccgtttattgcttttcggttagtatactaacaagtatactggaatatcgttagtATACTCAGTATTCCTAAGTAATATTAGAGTTCCCAGCCCCTtgaaacaactattattcttcgtcatccatgtgaaaaaagtcttaaaacatctcaaaactgttcaaaaatattcaatttctaaaaaaaatgattcatttcaaacaaccatgcggggcaaaatgcaccacaacattggggcaaaatgcaccgggtaagagcagttttcactagtcaccactagatgacaccgctgtttttacaaaggagcttcacagtgatgcattttgccccgaccacgctttttgcagaaaatttaattcgcgattaaaagctcaaaaattccgacagatggcgcaaagcgtcgaagaatgacgattcaaattttcgcttttcggttacataggaatgcaaatttaaaattgaatttacagctcttagaacaacttttgagaaaaaattcaagtagtacgaatgtaaactttttgccctctataaattaacgcaataaaaaaaattttgaaaaaaaataatttttaaaaaataatattgtttaaaatgatagagcaacAAAAGTTAACAAtgtatcagctcgaatttttgctcaaatgttgttttgaacgctggaatttaacaaaacagaatttgcatatataacctcaaagggcggaaatttcaatcgacattcttcgctctgttctgctactcaacactaggtgtcgcatggcgtttggctcttgaacggcaattgagagattcgacagaaacgtgcacgcatcctggtggcgagtagaagcactacgcaacgatgttcggaatgacagcgtgcttggaaatattttttttttgcagtttttgatttttatttccttcaaatattttttaacgtcgatgaaagttattgtaaagtgtggcaatcgcataaacgaatcgaatgatgtataaatcataggggctgagttaatttttcatgttttttcctcaaatttaccaaaaagatcttttgaaaaattgatttaaatatgatttatttaattgataatgctccttatgtgtgtattattgatagaacaaactattagagtcatattacagcataattacaatcattttctcaaaaaattgccagttattcgaatttttccaaaaaattccaaaaaatcaccaaaatgcatttttaaggtcaatattttggtcaaaggggaagaaaagtaaagtttaaacactttttcataacatttcatcattacttttaacttttgcaacatttaactcaagttatccaaaatatcgatcatctttttagaaaaatcgtttaaacaaaataccagtcacaattaatcactacaaatcaccacgcattatgatcgttagcgaaattgccacactttgcaataccccacttttctgaaaatgcttgatttttcatcataaacgcgattttttcctaaaaactgctcaaactgtatggggcctgtcattccgaacaccgctgaaacaacagcgaacctagcggaaaaaacgtcgtcgaattcttcaattaaagatgcattttttgatgtttttggactcatctatttACAGAATAacgaagattatggcaaaaaatatatacctcaacacttacaataacaaTGAATCCTTTTTTAATCGTCCAAAAATCAtagtgaaaattcaataaaaattagatgaaaacacaacattttaaaattttgcaaataacttaagctgtttttataccaTGATTTTTCCAGCATTGTTTAGCagtgttaagcttccaatttatatgattttttactcgaaaaattcttccaaataccgttAAAaacagggggtgcattttgccccgggggtgcatataaccccctctccccctattttcgaaatatatcaaaaaatctcaaccatttgatacccatattgcaaaaaactgaaattttcagtattttttaacgaaaatacgtaattttgtgaaaattttgagtatttttttattataactttcgaaatgtttgaaaaagtcCTGATCATTTcatatacagtacttgttcggtaactgggctgagaacgtagcccagtcaccgaatgctactcgctaactgggctgaaccaaaaataacgaggggaccaccgatgcataatattttcctgatgaaatataaaaaaataagttaatcaaatttatttgcaatgcttacttttcattttttttttcaatagtaaattgaaattaaataaaggtTTGAAAAGTATTATTGCATCCATttacccctcggtcatttcggtttgttttgacgtttgtctgcttttttactgggctacggcccagttatcgagcgcccagttaaaaagcggCCCAGTTAAACATcccccagttaccgaacaagtactgttaactgcccctgatcgcataaatgtcccatatgcattttcatcgtttttgagttaatgatgcagtttggttcaaaatcgtgtgccctttcagaaaagcctataacatccagtactttgttctagaattcaggaggaaatccagtttttttcgcgaaaacttaacacgtagccttatgtgtgggacaaacttcaagtgcgtttttctcagcttgatgtttttgcatatgggacatttatgcgaacatgggcagtgtattgctataacaataattttgagtatttttctaaaaacattgcattttaaaaatacaggaaaaaacgtatttttatgaaaaaaatcatgtaaattgAAATGGATAGCTGATATCCCGATTCCGAATCCCTATAACTTTATAAAGTTTGGACGATTTTTCATAGTATTATAGTCAATGTCTCTCATAAAGCCCAAATCCCATAAGCTTTGTGCTTCAATTAAGCACTGGGGCGATCTTAACTGAGGctgctgaacgaatcaaaaccggggcatgactgtatgtatttttccgatctgtggttccaaaattcaaaatatacaaaaaattgtTAGTGATCTATTTGATtcaaaatacaaacataaatgatgtttaaatagtttacaatcaattgagtgagttttgcaatgtatgttttaattttcagcgcgcttttttgttccctaaaacataccagaaaattaaaaaaaaatgaatcttgGGTGAGAtttcttttccaaaaaacacataTGCTATTTATTAGATATTTTTAGTTTCTCCTCATCCTCATAAAACAGTGTTCCAAGGAGTCCGTTTGTCTGTGTAAGGAAGAAGTTCGTCGTTCGGTCGCTCTTCGATAATAATCATTTTCGACGTGTTTTCAGTAGATTTATAAGTTTTCGTTGAAACGAAACGATTAAAACAGACATAAAGAagagaaatttaatgaaatctaGTGCAAATTGCagagaatttttaagattttctgcattttaaagcaatatttTCTTCTTCCTATTTATGTTGTTATTGTGCTTCTTGCAGCGCAATGCTTTCCTTGTCACATTGTGTTCAAACGTCAGTTTTGCTGCGTGGGCATGTCTCTTCTCTCACGCTGTCACCTCTCGGAAATATGAGTGCTTGTTTTGATTGTGGTACAGTAAAGCTAGAATTTTGCCAACGGTTTTCTGGGAACTGCAAAGGTTCTTCTAGACTATTTTTTCCCTTGTTTTGACAAGATTTGGATTATCATCCGCATTGTGTTCGGGAGTTTTCGGTAACTGCGCTTCTTAGCAACAGTGAACATGTTTCGGTCGTTTCACGTGAattcgccgtcgtcgtttgAGCTGTTTCGTTGTATGATGGCATATTGTGAACTTGCGTCGCGTACGGAAAGTTTCGCTATCGGGCATTACATCTGGGCGAGGAAACGGCGCTGGAtatgcaacattttttaaactggacCTGGAAATCATCACCATTTAAGAAAGACAGCAGTTGCTTCGGAAATTTGGTGAGATCAGTCCATATCGGACTTTTTGATAACTGATATATTCTTGCTTGCTACTTACTAAATACACGCCAGTCCCAGTTTCGCCTGACGTTTAAAGTTTAAGCGGGGCCGGGCAATGCCcagtgacctcggaattggaccgcaaggagctctgtaattctgaaatgggtcactgGAAGCAGCGCAAGGGCTGACACCACCTAAtgcccgggactgagataagctgaaTCAGCAtaaccaagtctgatacaaactatgctttcccataatttcgctgccggccagcggttattggattggaccacacacacacatccttataaaaaagtgttccaattTTGAGGATTTTGCACAAACCCTCAACTGTTCCAAATTTGAggaagtttttttaaacaagatataaaaataaaatttaaaaaaaaggttgggGTTTGgctacagtttttttaacattgaatgaAACAATTTATATCAAAAATCCCATAATATTTATCATGTTCGGTTGACTAGGAAAGCTAAAATGTTACACGGAGAAAAttgttctcaaaatcgtgaacatgcgttcatgaaatttggaACCACGAACGTAGTGTTGACATTCCATGCcacgtttttttaaaaatgatctaACTCAATAACACAAGTCAAACTTACTCAGATCCTTTTCAAAGTAGTTGTAGAACGTTTCAAAATCGCCGACGTATCCTTGCGTGCGGTACAATTTGTTCAGATGATAGTAAGACACAACCACATCGGACGGATTTCTAGCAACGTAAATGACctaaaattattcaattcaatgagCAAAATTTAGAAGCTTGTAAATGTTGCGATTAGTTTGATACTTTAGCTTGGACGTGAAAAATGCTCGGTGGCAGCAGTGAAATGGGGAAATGTGTCTTGATGAATCGCTGGCCGGTCAACGAGTTCAGATAGTCGTACGCTGGTTTGGAGGCTGCCTCGATGATCTCACGGTGCTCGGGACACGTGGCTTCCGCTAGAAATTGCTTCTTCACCTCATCGTGCATGTAGATGTGGAAtctgtaaattttattatttttattattaagtttaattaattgCAATTCTGTCTTACTCAAAAAATGGGAATCGTTTCGTCAGTTTTTCCTTGCCAGCAGCCTCAAAGTCCAGGTCGTTGCAAATCAGCCAAAGCATCTCTTGAGTCCAAGTTGTACCCGATCGGGGGTACGTgcaaatctatatttttttgtaattgttttatTGATCCAGATAGGAAATATCAGTCAACTCACCCAAACATCATCGGGTCTGGCTTGAAAGTTGTAGAAATTTTCGGCACAATTTAAAAACTTGCTGGGAAAGAACCATTTCTCATCGCCAGCTTGCACGAAGCCAGTTTTCTCACCTTAAACAATTATTTATACTAAATTTCTCGTCTAGTtataaacacacacaattttaccATGAAAGTGCTCCAAAAGTTGCGAATTGAGCGGTTCCTCCACGAACTTTACACTAAAGGGAAACTTTTCCTCGCCTTTGTTATTGTTGAACTCCATCGTCCCCGCGAGAGGAATGTGCAAAGTCAGGCCTGTGCAGAGTCACTGTTCAAACCGTGTGTGTTCACGACGACCGTGCTGATCGACGGTTAAGCCAACATTGGTCCACCCAAGCCTCTCATTATTATGTGAATTCGGTGGTGTTGTTgatcggcgtcgtcgtcgtcgtcgttgtcccACTTTACGCGCGTCCACGTGAAGAGTTGCGGGGTAAAGCATCCGAAATCgatcatttaaaattattaaatcgtcatttattttttaaggattctTAGGTAAATTAGAAAAAGCTATTTGTTTGGTAAATAAAAACCCAAGTTAAGATGAAATCCTAAGCTGATGAAAACAGCAAACAATTTACAATAATattattcttatttttaaaaacaatttgtccAACAACTGCCCTTTGCCCCACACCCGAAAACAGAGCCAGATAAGCGTACGGGCCGAAAACTCACGCAACGCGAAAGGAGAGAGTTTTGGTAAAAGTCGAGTCAAGTTGCCGTCTCGGGCCCATCATTTTTCGGCACTCGATCCACGCGCCTTTTCGCGTCTGGTTGAAGCTAGTGACTGGTTCAAGTGGTAGATTACGGACTCATGAACACTAGAATACCCAccaatttgatgttttgaatggTGAAACCGGAACtaaaaatggttgaatattcggagtgaagcggattttcattaatttattttaaatcatagcTGAGTAATAATTTTGAAGCAAcctcaaaattcatttgtttttatttggccGAAAATGATTGAGGCAAAGCAATGTTCCTAAAACCAGTTTTCACCAACTAAAATTTAGATCTCTTTCTCCGGTCTTGAAAACTGAATcatatttttgatgtttaaatttaagcataacaaaaacaattcgtTGAATTTTTCATAACCGAAGTAAAATTCTTGAATGCTTCAAGCCAACTTGAAACAGACAAGCACTACTGAGTATTCACTAACAGAGAATATTGCTAATAACTCGTATCGTAGATTTCCAGGTATGAATAAGTCTaatgcatttttatttgaagtttatgtccctcgactctcaATCAAGGATGAATGTAAAGTTAGCAaaggaattgggtactaaagccctatgtaaatttttatgtacaacggtaaaaaacacgatcaaaaaccatttctgatcactttttttcattttaatgcaaaaaaataataatgacaagacaacattttttcgatggatcaactatggtccccttgaaacgagctgtcaagtaggagcttttctgccaagaaggaccgcgaggttaatttttcaaaattgatttaaaaatccattttaaactctttgtggtcgtacaaacggtcattgtactcagaaaaataagctttatcactgtaaacaataatattagaaatctaagcttcattttaggacccaattcaatTGAACTTTCAGACCTTGATCCCAACAGGGTCGAATTATTTTTCCCCAAATTTTGATAGATAATCAGTGGGTTGACGCCtttctcacatttaaagggtgctatccaaaatgcaaaaagtgcgtaaataacacttaagtgcttacaacttttgatagagttgtcagatctttaatgttttggacgcgttggaaaactcttttgaatacctatccagaGATccggatccggacaacgttttcatcaacatatttgagatccggcctccaaaaagcgtataaataacacttaagtgcttataacttttgataaatttatcagatcttcaatgtcttggacacgttggaaaggtcttttcttacaaaaaccaccctttttacaatcttccggacttttgttaaaatcgttttcttAGCACAACTTTTgatgtacttaactaaactgcattattttaaatagcgacttatgggaccccaagacggatcgaatgacgccaaaacggacaaaatcggttcagccaatgtcgagataatcgagtgacattttttgatcaacatcccaccacacacacagacatttgctcagaatttgattctgagtcgataggtatacatgaaggtgggtctaagaggtctaattgagaagttcatttttcgtgtgattttatagcctttcctcagtaacgtgagaaaggcaaaaaaatgcgttgaaATAATtcctgattttctcaattcctcaaatgttttttttgtggttttgaacaagctgctttgacgtttagcattgattcaacaaaaatcatgattttcaaatcaacaaaacgttttgttgattcaaatatgccatatttttctgcgtttatAAACTTTGgagaagatgttttttttttaataattggaCCATGTGCAGGCATTTTTGTTAGCTAGTGTTATCAGTTAATGAATTCCACGCCAAATTGACCGAATAATTACAATTCTGAGCTAgattgttttgttcaaaaaacctattttttgttatttttctataaatattgagctacagtccagactcgattatccgaagcctcaattatacacccaaacgaaaaatatatctcaaaatctgcaacagtgaatttgctgcagaaaatgttatattttattacattttttgcagcaagcccatagatcatttttgcccgcgcgtaaacacgtcagcgatctgcagttctcaccaacacatagaatgctggcgcgtccccgagcaacaatctagagagaacattatgttcgcgctctgtccctcaccaaTCATCCAGCGTCCATGgggcggtggtagcgtgtcggatcagcaacctagaagttgatggttcaatcctcgttctgttagggtgtttttttctgcaatacaatcaatctgccgtcggtaatgtcgataattgtaggtaacgggcaaaaatgtcatacccctatatcgcaaaaaatgcatgaggacagttttcatgcagattctgatatactttcatgctgccatgcatcaaaatcatgcgaccgccggttgggtgtatgaagttttgattatccgaagttcgattatccgaaggtttgtatgggacttcggataatcgaatcatgaaccatttttttcagtttttttctttttcttgttttaatctTCAAATTCGAGTTGtgcgacccaattttagtcgaaattgaatagttgattgccttttcaatattaaaatgcgtttttttattACTCAGTCACCGCCATATCGGCCACCAACTTGGATTAcacaattttaaatcactttagagtagtcaAAAACtacactacacagaaaaaaaaataataatactacaatattacaatattacatctgggaaggagtacatcttttatgtcagaaaaatgtgtaattttacctctggaaatgtgtaattttaccacttttctggtgtaatgtcactttttcagtctaaattgaagtaaaattacatcataaaagaggtaatattcaaccttccaaaattacagcttccaaatttacattatttttttctgtgtacgatgttttttcttgattcgattatcctaagtgaaatttttccgaggccttcggatattcGCGTCtggattttatttaatttcactcCAATTCGACTTGAATTTTCCGCTCTGGCTGGGAGGGCGGCCTATCTCGCCTAGGGAAAAGGTCAAAATTTTGGGGGCATTGAACCACTCTGGGCAATGgaccatttttgatttttattatacacccaactggcagtcgcatgattgtgatgcatggcggcatgaaagtatatcagaatctgcatgaaatctgtcctcatgcattttttgcgatataggagtatgacatttttgcccgttaccgacaattatcgacattaccgacggctttttgtttgtatttcacaaaaaaacacttatcagaacgaggattgaaccaccaacttcttggttaatGATCCGAcgcgctaccaccgcgccatggacgcttgatgaaaagtgagtgaaagagcaccaacatatgcttctctgtggagtgttgctcggggacgggccagctttatatgtgttggtgagaactgcagatcgctgaaatttttacacgcggcaaaaatgatctacgggcttgctgcaaaaaatgttataaaatatgacattttctgcagcaaatccaatgttgcagattttgagatatatttttcctttgggtgtacagtCATGAAAACTGCAAGCAAAGCTTACTTTGGGTAAATCTTTTATGttataaaaaatctgtaattttaactctaaaaatggtaattttatcCACTTTTCTGgggtaatgtcactttttcagtctaaattgaggtaaaattacatcaaaaaagaggtaatattcaatattccaaaTTGACACAATTTTATACATGTAGAATGGTGGAGGGTTCTGCTTGAACGCCTTTAATATAAAGAGGGAGTCCTCCTAGTGCATTGCAGTGACAAATTTGGCTTAAGTTTTAGTTTGTGAATGTTAAAAAcccaatgttttatttttgcaatacgttttaatttttgttggaatgatttttttatcaatttgattatttttaattcatatGGGAGCATAGTAAACCTATGATATCTACATCTACATTTCAAATAGCGCAAAATCTATTTACAAAGCGCTATTCGAAAAGTTAAGTGGATCAACAGATcatttgcttttattttgcttaaatttaaaaaaaagcttttcctAACAATTACACTACATTTCATTCTCATCAAACTTTCGGCAACCCAGCAACAATCGCACTTTCAATATCCACATGGTTACTTCCGCGCAAAATCTTAAAGTATCCGTTATCTCCCCAGTCGCTGTTCCACGAGTTGGCCGCCAGCCAGTACTTGGTCCCGTTCTCGACGCCCCAACCCAAAATCCGAACGGCGTGTTCACCGGCCAGATTTCCACTTGTGTGCTGATAGATACCGTGCTTGTAGCTTGCAAAGTCATCAAACACCGTGAAGGTGGCCTCAACTGGTCCGTTGGTGAAGATCTCCTTCCGTATTTGCCGCTCGTCATTGGCGATCGAATAGGTAGACTTGCCAAACGATTTGTCCTTTGCGTACGGCACGTTGTAGCTTGGTAGGCACTTCTTGATACATTTTGGGGTTATAGAATCCTTGCACGGACTTCGGGCTCCATTTTCGACGTGGACGCAAGGTTCAATTGTGTACGGTCGGCAACCCTGATCCGATCCAAACGGACCTCCGCTGACCAGTCCCTTTTCGATCCAGTACCTCCAGCCGGCTCCGGGAGCACCTCCGTCACACCCGTGGCCACAATTGGTACAGCATGTTAACAGATCTTCGGCGGACACTCGAAAGTGAACCTTTCCTTCGGAGTGGATGCAGACACGATCGGACATGGCCTCGACGGCACCGAACGCCCAGCACGAACCACACGAGCCCTGGTCACGGATTTCCCGGATCGTGGGACAGTTTGGCCACTGCTCGCGCGCGTCAAAGTTCTCTGGCAGATCATCACCCTCATCCAGATCGTGCAGCATGAC
This is a stretch of genomic DNA from Culex pipiens pallens isolate TS chromosome 1, TS_CPP_V2, whole genome shotgun sequence. It encodes these proteins:
- the LOC120416563 gene encoding luciferin sulfotransferase-like codes for the protein MEFNNNKGEEKFPFSVKFVEEPLNSQLLEHFHGEKTGFVQAGDEKWFFPSKFLNCAENFYNFQARPDDVWICTYPRSGTTWTQEMLWLICNDLDFEAAGKEKLTKRFPFFEFHIYMHDEVKKQFLAEATCPEHREIIEAASKPAYDYLNSLTGQRFIKTHFPISLLPPSIFHVQAKVIYVARNPSDVVVSYYHLNKLYRTQGYVGDFETFYNYFEKDLTPWSPYWSHLREGWQARSLPNVLFMFYEDMNKDLPATIRKVGAFLGKPDLSDEQVATLVDHLSIRNFKNNTSVNGEELKAAGILNSKAQDFIRKGQVNGSGSELTDEIKERIRVWSERHLAKTDMRFPEV
- the LOC128092297 gene encoding cathepsin B-like, which codes for MKLLLLTATVIVVLWAMYRVPINPLSEKFIDQINAKATTWRAGRNFHPDTPMSYIRGLMGVHKDADKFMPPVMLHDLDEGDDLPENFDAREQWPNCPTIREIRDQGSCGSCWAFGAVEAMSDRVCIHSEGKVHFRVSAEDLLTCCTNCGHGCDGGAPGAGWRYWIEKGLVSGGPFGSDQGCRPYTIEPCVHVENGARSPCKDSITPKCIKKCLPSYNVPYAKDKSFGKSTYSIANDERQIRKEIFTNGPVEATFTVFDDFASYKHGIYQHTSGNLAGEHAVRILGWGVENGTKYWLAANSWNSDWGDNGYFKILRGSNHVDIESAIVAGLPKV